The stretch of DNA TCCGAGCTTGATGTCGCTCGTTCGAGTCGTCGCGGGTCCGAATTCGTCGTGAAAGAACGCGCGGATCTCCGTCACCCGGGCGTCCGTCGGCGCGAGGTCGAACGACACGACCTTGAACAGGCGCGCGACCGTCTTCGGAAACGTCACCTCATAAAGACTCTCGGGCGCGAGGAACGTCGTCCGCGCCCCGGCGACGGGAGTCCAGCGGATCCCATCGGTGCTCGTGTAGACGGTGAAGTCGACGGGCTCCCCGCGCGGGACGACGTTTCCCCCGGAATCACGGATGTCGATGCGGAACGTGTCGAGCCCCGTGAACCGCCGCAGATCGATCGCGATGTTCTGAAACGATGCGCCCGTCGGCCCGAGGTCGATCACGGTGGGAACCCGAAGATTTCCGTCGATCAAGGCCGGCGCGGGGATGCCCGCGTCGCCGCGCGAATCTTCCGGGGTATCGTCGATCGTTTCCAGGGCTTCGAAGATCGGAACCGGCGTCTCACCGGACGCCCCTCGCGACCGTGTCGTGTCCGTCTCGCGGTCGAACGAGGCGAGCGCGTTCGCGAACACGGTCAGCCGGTTGTTCAGCAGCGTGTCCTGGAACACGAGACTCCCCTGCACGCCGTCGCTCTTCCTCGTGAGCCCGTTTTCCGCGTCCTCGAACTCGCTCCGGCGCGCCGTCGCGGTGGCCGAAAGGTTCTTCCATCGGAAGTCGAGACTGCCCTGCAGATACGTCCGCGTCTGGTCGAGAGCGGACGTATCGGAAGAAGCGTGGTCACGCTGAAAGAGGAAGCGGAAGCCCGGGAGTCGGTCCGGCTGGAAGGAAAACGTCGAGAAGATGTGTTCGAGCTGTCGTCGGTCGTCGGGGGATCCGCTGATTTTCGACCGGGAATCGACGAGGTCCCAACGCCCGAAGAGCTGGATGGTCGGCAGCGTGTAGGTCGCTTCGGCGTGCGGTTCGAGTTGAGTGAAACGGAGCGTGCTCGTCTCATCGG from Thermoanaerobaculia bacterium encodes:
- a CDS encoding discoidin domain-containing protein; its protein translation is MIGLIGSGRGGAEDFSGRAILSDQTYSSGDIGTDVFDQIYELRFGRRVSDPFTYLLFFRGEQSNGHSTVADETSTLRFTQLEPHAEATYTLPTIQLFGRWDLVDSRSKISGSPDDRRQLEHIFSTFSFQPDRLPGFRFLFQRDHASSDTSALDQTRTYLQGSLDFRWKNLSATATARRSEFEDAENGLTRKSDGVQGSLVFQDTLLNNRLTVFANALASFDRETDTTRSRGASGETPVPIFEALETIDDTPEDSRGDAGIPAPALIDGNLRVPTVIDLGPTGASFQNIAIDLRRFTGLDTFRIDIRDSGGNVVPRGEPVDFTVYTSTDGIRWTPVAGARTTFLAPESLYEVTFPKTVARLFKVVSFDLAPTDARVTEIRAFFHDEFGPATTRTSDIKLG